One Acinetobacter pullicarnis genomic region harbors:
- a CDS encoding LysR family transcriptional regulator, producing the protein MRLDFFDLQLFLHIVETGSLTKGAERSAISLQAASERIKKLEQSYHVSLFSRHASGVKLTLAGQRFAEQAQNLIRHYHQLQQVMQPFATGEQTQLCLWCNSSAQSEYLPHFLPQYLMENPQLHIEFKEAESSDIIAALQQGQAQLGIVTNFFDATPLQTLSLWEDPLVLICPKQHPLVQQQSLELMETLQYPFVGLMQYHSLQQSIENQAKQLGQNIQYRLRLPNFTAIAQVVADGVGVAIMPKRAASRLAQDYTFHQIELRGAWANRQLQLAAQNFDSLPLTYQHLTQFLVSQKSKLS; encoded by the coding sequence ATGCGTCTCGATTTTTTTGATCTACAACTGTTTCTGCATATCGTTGAAACTGGTAGCCTGACCAAAGGGGCGGAACGTTCTGCGATCTCATTACAGGCCGCCAGCGAGCGCATTAAAAAACTAGAACAATCCTATCATGTCAGTTTATTTAGCCGACATGCGTCTGGAGTGAAACTTACTTTGGCTGGGCAACGTTTTGCGGAGCAGGCACAAAATTTGATACGGCACTATCATCAACTGCAACAGGTGATGCAGCCCTTTGCTACAGGTGAGCAAACACAACTTTGTTTATGGTGTAATTCGTCCGCTCAAAGTGAATATCTACCGCATTTTCTACCGCAATACCTGATGGAAAATCCACAGTTGCATATTGAGTTTAAAGAGGCTGAAAGCAGTGACATTATTGCTGCCTTACAGCAAGGTCAAGCGCAACTGGGCATCGTCACCAATTTTTTTGATGCCACGCCCTTACAAACACTGAGCTTGTGGGAAGATCCGCTGGTGCTGATTTGCCCCAAACAACATCCCCTCGTGCAACAACAAAGCTTGGAATTAATGGAAACGCTGCAATATCCATTTGTTGGTTTGATGCAATACCATTCTTTGCAGCAGTCCATTGAGAATCAAGCAAAGCAACTGGGTCAAAATATTCAATATCGTCTACGCTTACCGAATTTTACTGCAATCGCTCAAGTGGTGGCCGATGGTGTCGGTGTCGCTATTATGCCTAAGCGTGCAGCGAGTCGCTTAGCACAAGACTATACCTTTCATCAAATTGAATTACGTGGTGCATGGGCCAATCGACAACTCCAACTGGCCGCGCAAAACTTCGACAGCTTACCCTTGACCTATCAACATCTCACCCAGTTCTTGGTTTCGCAGAAATCAAAATTATCCTAG
- a CDS encoding ISNCY family transposase, translating into MSDKELKRLSVLQEICDQRITQSQAAQLLHISERQIRRLLQKYKAQGPAALAHAGRGQTSNCKLPEELRLKCLNIVSDQLHGFGPTLAHEKLTTVHGFDLSVETLRCWMIAADLWIPRSKRLKRPYQPRYNRDCYGELVQIDGSHHDWFEGRAAKCCLLVFIDDATGKLQHLRFCESESAFDYMISTRLYVEQHGKPLAFYSDKHSVFRVNQSSKKDSKITQFGRVLSTLNIDIIFANSPQAKGRVERANRTLQDRLIKEMRLEGISSIADANKWLPCFIEQFNLKFAKMAFNPKNLHRSATETAEQLDDIFTWREPRRVTNSLTITYDKCVYLLESTEENQRLIGKYLEFLEYPDGTVAIMHEGRKINYSIFDKLSQLNQREIVENKRLGAVLNHIQQQHEELEQQNKRNRSQKMPSRRAQKTAIQQRNLNPVLDLEMSI; encoded by the coding sequence ATGTCGGATAAAGAACTTAAACGATTGTCGGTCTTGCAGGAAATCTGCGATCAACGCATAACTCAATCCCAGGCTGCTCAGCTACTTCATATTTCAGAACGTCAGATCAGACGCTTACTGCAGAAATACAAAGCTCAAGGCCCAGCTGCATTAGCCCATGCTGGTCGTGGCCAAACCAGCAACTGCAAACTTCCTGAAGAACTCAGACTCAAGTGCCTCAATATTGTTTCGGATCAACTCCATGGTTTCGGACCCACTTTAGCGCATGAAAAGCTCACTACCGTTCATGGATTCGATCTTTCAGTGGAAACCCTGCGTTGCTGGATGATTGCAGCCGATTTATGGATTCCTCGCTCCAAGCGCCTGAAACGCCCATATCAGCCTCGATATAACCGAGATTGTTATGGTGAACTGGTACAAATCGATGGCTCACACCATGACTGGTTTGAAGGAAGAGCCGCTAAATGCTGTCTGCTAGTCTTTATCGATGATGCCACAGGCAAATTGCAGCATTTACGCTTCTGTGAATCAGAATCAGCCTTTGACTATATGATTTCGACACGCTTGTATGTTGAACAGCATGGTAAGCCTTTAGCGTTTTACAGCGACAAACATTCAGTCTTTAGGGTGAATCAAAGCAGCAAGAAAGACAGCAAGATTACCCAGTTTGGACGCGTACTCAGTACCCTCAATATCGATATCATCTTCGCTAACTCCCCTCAGGCCAAAGGACGGGTGGAACGGGCCAACAGAACCCTTCAGGACCGTCTGATTAAGGAGATGCGCCTGGAAGGTATCAGTTCGATTGCAGATGCGAATAAGTGGTTACCCTGCTTTATTGAGCAGTTCAATCTCAAGTTTGCAAAGATGGCCTTTAATCCTAAGAACTTACACCGCTCTGCCACCGAAACAGCTGAGCAATTAGATGATATTTTTACCTGGCGAGAGCCACGTAGAGTCACCAATAGCCTGACCATTACTTATGATAAATGTGTATATCTCCTGGAGAGTACAGAAGAAAACCAGAGGCTGATTGGTAAATATCTTGAGTTTCTAGAATACCCGGATGGTACTGTAGCCATCATGCATGAAGGCCGGAAGATCAATTACAGCATCTTCGATAAATTAAGTCAGCTCAACCAGCGAGAGATTGTTGAGAATAAACGGTTGGGTGCTGTTCTGAATCATATCCAACAACAGCATGAAGAACTGGAACAACAAAACAAACGCAATCGTTCTCAAAAGATGCCAAGCAGACGTGCACAGAAAACAGCAATTCAACAACGAAATCTGAATCCTGTGCTTGACTTGGAAATGTCCATATAG
- a CDS encoding IS4-like element ISAba1 family transposase (programmed frameshift), producing the protein MTHLNELYLILNKYLKWNKSHLKCFALIMLVIILKQTCNLSSASKALPIKCLPQSFYRRMQRFFAGQYFDYRQISQLIFNMFSFDQVQLTLDRTNWKWGKRNINILMLAIVYRGIAIPILWTLLNKRGNSDTKERIALIQRFIAIFGKDRIVNVFADREFIGEQWFTWLIEQDINFCIRVKKNFIVTNHLGKNHKISDLFRHLKVGQIECRKRRILVGRVKLYISALQLENGELLLVVSPQFNANAIQDYALRWEIETLFSCLKGRGFNLENTRLTDPRRVKKLIAVLAISFCWCYLTGEWQHDQKKVIKIKKHGRLSMSLFRYGLDYVQMAIQRLIGFGKKEEFKEILAILRRQNPDRIRVL; encoded by the exons ATGACACATCTCAATGAGTTATATCTTATCTTAAACAAATATCTAAAATGGAACAAGTCACATTTAAAGTGCTTTGCGCTCATCATGCTTGTGATTATTTTAAAGCAAACATGTAATCTTTCTTCTGCATCTAAAGCCTTGCCCATCAAGTGCTTACCACAATCATTTTATCGACGTATGCAGCGCTTCTTTGCAGGTCAGTATTTTGATTATCGTCAAATTTCTCAGTTGATTTTCAATATGTTTTCATTCGACCAAGTGCAACTGACTTTAGATAGAACCAATTGGAAATGGGGAAAACGAAATATTAATATCCTGATGCTCGCAATCGTTTATCGTGGAATAGCGATACCTATCCTTTGGACATTGCTTAATAAACGTGGAAATTCAGATACGAAAGAGCGTATTGCTTTGATTCAACGCTTTATAGCCATTTTTGGTAAAGACCGTATTGTGAATGTGTTCGCAGACAGAGAGTTTATCGGTGAGCAGTGGTTTACATGGTTAATTGAACAAGACATCAACTTCTGCATTCGTGTTA AAAAAAACTTCATTGTCACCAATCATTTAGGAAAGAATCATAAAATTAGTGATTTATTTCGCCATCTTAAAGTTGGTCAAATTGAATGTCGTAAACGACGGATTTTGGTTGGTCGGGTGAAACTATATATAAGTGCACTACAGTTAGAAAATGGAGAGCTTTTACTCGTCGTTTCTCCTCAGTTTAATGCCAATGCTATTCAGGATTATGCATTACGCTGGGAAATTGAAACCTTATTCAGTTGTCTCAAAGGACGCGGGTTTAATCTTGAAAATACGCGCTTGACAGACCCTAGACGAGTGAAAAAATTGATTGCGGTGTTAGCTATAAGCTTCTGTTGGTGTTACTTAACGGGTGAATGGCAACATGATCAAAAAAAAGTGATAAAAATAAAGAAGCATGGACGACTCTCAATGAGTTTATTTCGCTATGGTTTAGACTATGTTCAAATGGCGATTCAGCGTTTAATTGGTTTTGGGAAAAAAGAAGAGTTTAAGGAAATTTTGGCAATTTTAAGAAGGCAGAACCCTGATAGGATAAGGGTTCTGTGA
- a CDS encoding FMN-binding negative transcriptional regulator, with amino-acid sequence MYIPAQFRESNLEVLHAQIMQHPFGILLTGGQQGLDANHLPFELHVNEGQFGTLHAHVARNNPVWQNIANGDEVLVVFQVGDAYISPQWYPSKHEFHKQVPTWNYVVVHAYGKVTIRDDERYVRGVVARLTRTHEASQLEPWKMSDAPKDYLDAMLQAIVGIEIEITKIEGKSKLSQNKEHRDIVGATAGVKATGNTQMAAAMQQIADQQA; translated from the coding sequence ATGTATATACCTGCACAGTTTAGAGAGTCAAATCTTGAGGTACTGCATGCGCAAATCATGCAGCATCCGTTTGGGATTTTGCTGACAGGTGGTCAGCAGGGTTTAGACGCCAACCATCTACCGTTTGAATTACACGTGAATGAAGGCCAGTTCGGAACATTGCATGCGCATGTCGCCCGAAATAATCCAGTTTGGCAAAACATCGCCAATGGGGATGAAGTGCTGGTGGTGTTTCAGGTCGGTGATGCTTATATTTCTCCGCAATGGTACCCAAGTAAACACGAGTTTCATAAGCAAGTGCCGACATGGAATTATGTGGTGGTACATGCTTATGGAAAAGTCACGATTCGTGATGATGAGCGCTATGTACGTGGTGTTGTGGCGCGTTTAACCCGAACCCATGAGGCATCACAACTTGAGCCATGGAAAATGTCCGACGCCCCTAAAGATTATCTTGATGCAATGTTACAGGCCATTGTTGGAATTGAAATCGAAATCACCAAAATCGAGGGTAAATCCAAGCTCAGTCAAAATAAAGAGCATCGGGACATTGTTGGTGCAACTGCTGGGGTTAAAGCAACGGGGAATACCCAGATGGCAGCAGCGATGCAACAGATTGCGGATCAACAGGCTTAA
- the pdxR gene encoding MocR-like pyridoxine biosynthesis transcription factor PdxR has translation MARTAQVVDLPSIAKIDKKAGHISLQLIQVLRAAVHHGELQPGDPLPSSRELAQTLRVARGTVIEAYDQLLAEGVLASQARTGTYVAHALTASSEPQKNNSENSSMPLTTAAQAFAAVLKDFKPLPHLPFAVSVPINRTQPNDAWRKFGNRFRARGVGVPTGYEDPQGILSLREAIADYVRRSRSVRCTPEQIIITTGTQQALYICSQILFEAQDQVWVEDPAYRGTTSTLAHSIQKIQMVAVPVDAEGIQVQRGIALAKSARAAFVTPSHQYPLGMAMSLARRNALLAWAKNQNAWIIEDDYDSELRYSGQPFPSLQGLDPSRVIYLGTFSKVLFPSLRLGYAIVPAALVDAFCGLKALIDRHSASADQHVLAAFIREGYLERHIRRIRNIYAEKRKELIAMIEHIIPAELATLEPGDQGMHMVLWLAHGINDTQIAAAALEDGVAIKAISPTFASDHTRSGLIIGLGDFESADMRIAIQKLSRLLTEAKAQSSSSA, from the coding sequence ATGGCAAGAACCGCTCAAGTTGTTGATCTTCCTTCGATTGCAAAAATTGATAAAAAAGCAGGACACATCAGTCTGCAATTAATCCAAGTCTTGCGTGCGGCAGTACACCATGGAGAACTGCAACCGGGCGATCCTCTGCCCTCATCACGAGAATTGGCACAAACCCTGCGAGTTGCTAGAGGCACTGTAATTGAAGCATACGATCAACTCTTGGCCGAAGGGGTTTTAGCATCCCAAGCCCGAACTGGCACCTATGTTGCACACGCCTTAACTGCCAGCAGCGAGCCGCAAAAAAACAACAGTGAAAACAGCTCGATGCCACTTACAACCGCAGCACAGGCTTTTGCCGCGGTGTTAAAAGATTTCAAGCCCCTGCCTCACCTACCCTTTGCCGTTTCTGTTCCAATCAATCGCACGCAACCCAATGATGCGTGGCGCAAATTTGGCAACCGTTTTCGCGCACGTGGTGTCGGTGTGCCGACAGGGTATGAAGATCCTCAAGGCATTTTGTCATTGCGTGAAGCCATTGCAGACTATGTGCGTCGATCTCGTTCTGTACGCTGCACACCTGAGCAAATTATTATCACCACCGGTACCCAACAAGCACTGTATATTTGCAGTCAAATTTTATTTGAAGCACAAGATCAAGTCTGGGTCGAAGACCCCGCCTATCGCGGAACTACGTCCACTTTGGCGCATAGTATTCAAAAGATTCAAATGGTAGCTGTGCCCGTCGATGCAGAAGGGATCCAAGTCCAACGCGGGATTGCATTGGCCAAATCCGCCCGCGCTGCCTTTGTGACACCTTCGCATCAATACCCATTGGGTATGGCGATGAGTTTGGCACGGCGTAACGCCTTATTGGCGTGGGCAAAAAACCAAAATGCATGGATCATTGAAGATGACTATGACAGTGAGTTGCGCTACAGCGGCCAACCCTTTCCATCCCTGCAAGGGCTTGATCCTAGTCGTGTGATTTATCTGGGTACATTTAGCAAAGTGCTGTTCCCCTCACTACGACTCGGTTATGCGATTGTTCCAGCCGCATTGGTGGATGCTTTTTGTGGGCTCAAAGCCTTAATTGATCGACATTCTGCCAGTGCCGATCAACATGTTTTAGCCGCATTTATTCGGGAAGGTTATCTAGAACGACACATTCGGCGCATCCGCAATATCTATGCTGAAAAGCGTAAAGAACTGATTGCAATGATTGAGCACATCATTCCCGCTGAGCTTGCAACCTTGGAACCTGGCGATCAAGGCATGCATATGGTGTTATGGCTCGCACATGGTATTAACGATACGCAGATTGCCGCTGCGGCATTGGAAGATGGTGTTGCCATTAAGGCTATTTCACCCACATTTGCCAGTGACCACACACGTTCAGGTCTGATTATTGGGCTTGGCGATTTTGAAAGCGCAGATATGCGCATTGCGATTCAAAAACTCAGCCGCCTTTTAACCGAAGCTAAAGCCCAAAGTTCGAGTTCAGCCTGA
- a CDS encoding glycerophosphodiester phosphodiesterase family protein, translating into MSKYLLPILLSSSFILSACKDDNDADSVISTPKPPVKHLFYQDRPFDLQAHRGGLGLQTESSIASFSHALEMGVTTLELDTQVTKDGQVVVTHDRQISKNKCLDVAPVTGGDPMYPYVGKYIKDLTLEQIKTMDCGSLRLNDYPGQQVNPGAKMLTLKEFFSLVQSYKADNVLMNIETKIEAGAPEQTAPRELFVKAVLKEIEQSGLENQITIQSFDWGALKLVRELNPKLPIVALTNGQQFLQAGQEGKSPWLGGIDIDDFNGDLVAAVHSFGGDAISPVHGNPQNGKIGDANYVAYTTKEMIEKAHKVNIKVIPWTVSDFATIDHLVGLGADGVITDLPDVARLVMMKNQMKLPDPVAKK; encoded by the coding sequence ATGTCTAAATATCTACTGCCGATTCTTTTAAGTTCAAGTTTTATTCTATCTGCATGTAAGGATGATAATGATGCCGATAGCGTAATATCGACGCCAAAACCACCGGTCAAACATCTATTTTATCAAGATCGTCCTTTTGATTTGCAAGCACATCGTGGTGGTTTAGGCCTACAAACAGAGAGCAGTATTGCCTCTTTTAGTCATGCGCTTGAAATGGGAGTTACTACTTTAGAATTAGACACTCAGGTCACCAAAGATGGTCAAGTTGTGGTGACACATGATCGTCAAATTTCTAAGAATAAATGTTTAGATGTGGCACCAGTAACTGGTGGTGATCCAATGTATCCCTATGTTGGAAAGTATATTAAGGATCTTACCCTTGAACAGATCAAAACCATGGATTGCGGTAGTTTACGTTTAAATGATTATCCGGGGCAGCAAGTAAATCCTGGTGCGAAAATGTTAACCCTAAAAGAATTTTTTAGTTTAGTGCAAAGTTATAAAGCAGATAATGTGCTGATGAATATTGAAACTAAAATTGAAGCCGGAGCACCAGAGCAGACGGCACCACGAGAATTGTTTGTAAAAGCAGTATTAAAAGAGATTGAACAGTCTGGTCTGGAAAATCAAATTACCATTCAAAGTTTTGATTGGGGTGCACTGAAACTGGTGCGAGAATTAAATCCAAAGTTACCGATAGTGGCATTAACCAATGGTCAGCAGTTTTTACAAGCGGGACAGGAAGGAAAATCGCCATGGTTAGGTGGTATCGATATTGATGATTTTAATGGTGATTTAGTCGCTGCGGTACATTCATTTGGCGGCGATGCGATTTCACCAGTGCATGGCAATCCACAAAATGGAAAAATTGGTGATGCCAATTATGTCGCTTATACAACCAAAGAAATGATTGAAAAAGCGCATAAAGTAAATATAAAAGTAATTCCATGGACCGTTTCAGATTTTGCAACGATTGATCATTTAGTCGGTTTAGGTGCAGATGGGGTGATTACCGATTTACCAGATGTCGCACGTTTGGTCATGATGAAAAATCAAATGAAACTGCCAGATCCTGTTGCTAAAAAATAA
- a CDS encoding GNAT family N-acetyltransferase, whose protein sequence is MQHWIKPIELIGEHVVLKPLAASHCEPLQEAVVDGELWNLWYTKIPAPAQMAAEIERRLALQARGSMLPFYIEARATGQALGMTTLMNIESAHRRVEIGSTWYRQSAQRSHVNTECKKLLLSHAFEDLSCIAVEFRTSSFNLRSRAAIERLGAKLDGVLRSHQIVADDILRDTYVYSILKNEWPAVQQHLQWLLEKPR, encoded by the coding sequence ATGCAGCACTGGATCAAACCAATTGAGTTAATAGGTGAGCATGTGGTGTTAAAACCACTGGCAGCAAGCCATTGTGAACCGCTGCAAGAAGCGGTTGTTGATGGCGAATTGTGGAATTTGTGGTACACCAAAATTCCAGCACCAGCGCAAATGGCGGCAGAGATTGAAAGACGGCTTGCACTGCAAGCGCGTGGCAGCATGTTGCCTTTTTATATTGAAGCACGTGCAACAGGGCAAGCATTGGGCATGACCACCTTAATGAATATCGAGTCCGCACATCGCAGAGTAGAAATTGGTTCGACCTGGTATCGACAGTCCGCACAGCGCAGTCATGTGAATACCGAATGCAAAAAACTATTGCTATCGCATGCCTTTGAGGACTTATCTTGTATTGCGGTTGAGTTTAGAACGTCTTCTTTTAATCTACGGAGTCGGGCTGCCATCGAGCGCTTGGGTGCAAAATTAGATGGGGTATTACGCAGCCATCAAATTGTTGCAGACGATATTCTTAGAGATACCTATGTGTATAGCATTTTAAAAAATGAGTGGCCTGCGGTGCAGCAGCATTTGCAGTGGTTACTCGAAAAACCACGTTAG
- a CDS encoding helix-turn-helix domain-containing protein has translation MSTESLNWIIHCMKANFGFDAMQILWFCPENKKHYELFREGYNKSCADSLNYDFPMTYPQGFTHLISPHDLLPPSISESGEIMQPPFRMTNIYLNALNKHGYCDGLSLELNSSEFYFGLIHFSSYAANNFNRNVRTLIHNFRTVIEDWMGKMISYNKTINNFIFFYAKQKSTDYFELIKGDKDKIQSEVIFNIVETLEENKQQLLLNQQNVYTASITCFPNGSNIIEVVPAALPNKLTKKELLVLSWLVSGKTDKEISQCLCLGERTINSHIASILRKLEVNNRVEAAVYAVLNQVVFIQNGMKTITAKSNVTNKMRLPNQQGQSID, from the coding sequence ATGTCTACAGAAAGTTTAAATTGGATTATTCATTGCATGAAAGCAAATTTTGGCTTTGATGCGATGCAAATTTTATGGTTTTGCCCTGAGAATAAAAAGCATTATGAGCTTTTTAGAGAGGGCTATAACAAATCATGTGCAGATAGCTTGAACTATGATTTTCCAATGACCTACCCACAAGGCTTTACTCACTTAATTTCGCCGCATGATCTATTACCACCCTCTATTTCTGAGTCAGGTGAAATTATGCAGCCGCCTTTTCGAATGACCAATATTTATTTGAATGCTCTGAATAAGCATGGTTACTGTGATGGATTAAGTTTGGAGCTAAATTCATCTGAATTCTATTTTGGTTTAATCCATTTCTCATCCTATGCTGCCAATAATTTTAATCGCAATGTTCGCACTTTGATTCATAACTTTAGAACGGTGATTGAAGACTGGATGGGGAAGATGATTTCCTATAATAAGACCATCAACAATTTTATTTTCTTTTATGCCAAGCAAAAATCCACCGACTATTTTGAACTGATCAAAGGTGATAAAGATAAGATTCAGTCAGAAGTAATATTCAATATTGTCGAAACGTTAGAAGAAAATAAACAACAGCTATTATTGAACCAACAAAATGTATATACAGCCTCGATCACTTGTTTTCCCAATGGCAGCAATATCATTGAAGTTGTGCCTGCTGCATTGCCGAATAAACTGACCAAAAAAGAATTGCTGGTATTAAGTTGGTTGGTTTCTGGCAAAACAGATAAGGAAATTTCCCAGTGCTTATGCTTAGGTGAGCGCACGATTAATTCACATATTGCTTCTATTTTAAGAAAACTCGAAGTGAATAATCGAGTCGAAGCAGCGGTTTATGCTGTACTGAATCAAGTGGTATTTATTCAAAATGGCATGAAAACCATCACAGCTAAAAGCAACGTAACGAACAAGATGCGATTGCCCAATCAACAAGGTCAATCGATTGACTGA
- a CDS encoding SMI1/KNR4 family protein, whose product MKIFRDNGNNSLEDVLSVQSHLNVDFPQMYIDLAVKHDALYLEENIFDFINIYGKSDERDLNFLSFKSDHLDGDILSNQENINDINNYGIDDLVIFGICANGDYICFDYRDMEGSRPKIVLVYHDDFVDHEDGSNSMVVNYVAESFDKFLNILRA is encoded by the coding sequence ATGAAAATATTTAGGGATAACGGTAACAATTCTTTAGAAGATGTACTCTCCGTTCAAAGCCATTTAAATGTTGATTTCCCACAAATGTATATTGATCTAGCAGTAAAACATGATGCTTTGTACTTAGAAGAAAATATATTCGATTTCATCAATATATATGGAAAATCTGATGAAAGAGATCTTAATTTTTTAAGTTTTAAATCTGATCATTTAGACGGTGACATCTTAAGTAATCAAGAAAATATTAATGACATTAATAACTATGGGATTGATGATCTCGTAATCTTCGGTATATGTGCTAATGGAGATTATATCTGTTTTGATTACAGAGATATGGAAGGCTCAAGACCTAAAATCGTCTTGGTCTATCACGATGACTTTGTAGATCATGAAGATGGCAGCAATTCTATGGTAGTCAACTATGTGGCTGAAAGTTTTGATAAATTTTTAAATATTTTACGCGCATAA
- a CDS encoding class II histone deacetylase: MSNKIGYVWNTLYSWMDTGSGPVFAANFEAKLQPISHHMAHPDTKRRFNELVCTSGQMDLLTSIKAIAATDEDILRVHTPAVLDNLKRISGLAGGGDVGDGITHVGNGALNIAYLSAGGAIELTKQVVSREVSTGYALINPPGHHATRNQSMGFCLFNNTSVAAAYAKDVLGLKRVAIVDWDVHHGNGTQDIWWEDSSVLTISLHQNLCFPSDSGFTSERGEGEGFGYNLNIPLPPGGGNAAYHYAFEKVVIPALKKYQPELIIIGSGFDASIMDPLGRMMVTADGFKTMAKMAVDCAEEVCGGRIAFIQEGGYSPQYLPFCGVAVVQALTQCDTIGDSLIGLVGGMGGDILLEHEKQIVDEVEKLLVDLH, encoded by the coding sequence ATGTCAAACAAAATTGGATATGTATGGAATACCCTGTATAGCTGGATGGATACTGGTAGTGGCCCTGTTTTCGCTGCAAATTTCGAAGCGAAATTACAACCGATTAGCCATCACATGGCACATCCAGATACCAAACGCCGCTTCAATGAACTGGTCTGTACTTCTGGACAAATGGATTTACTCACCAGTATTAAAGCCATTGCTGCAACAGATGAAGATATTTTACGGGTGCATACCCCAGCGGTGCTAGATAACCTAAAACGGATCAGTGGCTTGGCTGGTGGTGGTGATGTTGGTGATGGCATTACTCATGTAGGTAATGGCGCATTGAATATTGCCTATCTTTCTGCTGGTGGTGCGATTGAACTGACCAAACAAGTAGTGAGTCGTGAAGTTTCAACCGGTTATGCATTGATTAACCCACCGGGGCATCATGCAACTCGCAATCAATCGATGGGTTTTTGCTTATTTAACAATACCTCGGTGGCAGCAGCTTATGCCAAAGATGTACTGGGGCTGAAACGTGTGGCGATAGTCGATTGGGATGTACATCATGGCAATGGTACACAAGATATTTGGTGGGAAGATTCTTCTGTTCTCACGATTTCGTTGCACCAAAACTTATGTTTCCCATCCGATTCAGGTTTTACCTCTGAACGTGGTGAAGGTGAAGGCTTTGGTTATAACTTAAATATTCCACTGCCACCGGGCGGCGGCAATGCAGCCTATCACTATGCTTTTGAAAAAGTTGTGATTCCTGCACTGAAAAAATATCAACCTGAACTGATTATTATCGGCTCTGGCTTTGATGCCAGCATTATGGACCCATTGGGCCGCATGATGGTGACTGCCGATGGCTTTAAAACTATGGCAAAAATGGCGGTTGACTGTGCTGAAGAAGTTTGTGGTGGCCGCATTGCCTTTATTCAAGAAGGCGGTTATAGCCCGCAATACTTACCATTCTGTGGGGTTGCCGTGGTTCAAGCTTTAACCCAATGCGATACGATTGGTGATTCACTCATTGGGCTGGTGGGTGGCATGGGTGGAGATATCCTGCTTGAGCATGAAAAACAGATTGTCGATGAAGTTGAAAAACTACTGGTCGATCTACACTAA